A single Spiroplasma floricola 23-6 DNA region contains:
- the rlmN gene encoding 23S rRNA (adenine(2503)-C(2))-methyltransferase RlmN codes for MEQTSIFRYTIEELENILLENGFKKFSAKQIYDWVYIKMETNFDNMTNLSKDLREFIKKRFTSNLLKDLVTEESKDGTIKILFMLDDKKTIETVLMPQKYGQSVCVTTQVGCKMSCKFCASGLIKTERNLSVDEIVKQIYTMNLYLKEKYKNDPDNKRARVSHIVVMGIGEPFDNYENVLNFVKIINDKRGFEIGARHITISTCGIVPKIKEFADLKTQINLAISLHASNNDVRNQIMPINKAYPIEKLLDSVRYYVDQTNRRVTFEYILIDGINDKPEHANELAKIIRGINGYVNLIPYNEVEENPYRKSTRIDEFFKILKKQGINAIVRKEFGADIDAACGQLRAKREGVIKNEI; via the coding sequence ATGGAACAAACAAGCATATTTAGATATACAATTGAAGAATTAGAAAATATTCTTTTAGAAAATGGTTTTAAAAAATTTTCTGCAAAACAAATATATGACTGAGTTTATATTAAAATGGAAACAAATTTTGATAATATGACTAATTTGAGTAAGGATTTAAGAGAATTTATTAAGAAAAGATTTACATCAAATTTACTTAAAGATTTAGTTACAGAAGAGTCAAAGGATGGAACAATTAAAATTCTATTTATGCTCGATGATAAAAAAACTATTGAAACAGTTCTAATGCCACAAAAATATGGTCAATCAGTTTGTGTTACAACTCAAGTTGGTTGTAAAATGTCATGTAAATTTTGTGCATCAGGTCTTATAAAAACAGAAAGAAATCTTTCTGTTGATGAAATAGTTAAGCAAATATACACAATGAATTTATATTTAAAAGAAAAATATAAAAATGATCCAGATAATAAAAGAGCTAGAGTAAGTCATATTGTTGTTATGGGTATTGGAGAACCGTTTGATAATTATGAAAATGTTCTTAACTTTGTTAAAATAATTAATGATAAAAGAGGTTTTGAAATTGGAGCAAGACATATTACAATTTCAACTTGTGGTATTGTTCCAAAAATTAAAGAATTTGCAGATTTAAAAACTCAAATAAATTTAGCTATATCTTTACATGCTTCAAACAACGATGTACGAAATCAAATAATGCCTATTAATAAAGCATATCCAATAGAAAAATTATTGGACTCTGTTAGATATTATGTAGATCAAACAAATAGAAGAGTAACATTTGAATATATTTTAATTGATGGAATTAATGATAAACCAGAACATGCAAATGAATTAGCAAAAATAATTAGAGGAATTAATGGTTATGTAAATTTGATACCTTACAATGAAGTAGAGGAAAATCCTTATAGAAAATCAACTAGAATTGATGAATTTTTTAAAATTCTGAAGAAACAGGGAATTAATGCAATAGTTAGAAAAGAATTTGGAGCAGATATTGATGCAGCTTGCGGTC